The proteins below come from a single Cannabis sativa cultivar Pink pepper isolate KNU-18-1 chromosome 3, ASM2916894v1, whole genome shotgun sequence genomic window:
- the LOC133036224 gene encoding uncharacterized mitochondrial protein AtMg00310-like produces MEDKSFIDKYLGVPQCLSHSKKSSFLFILQKASNKLSFWNQKLFSKAGKEVLLKSIIQAIPSYVMSCYRLPISIYKHFSSLMANFWWVSLGNRHKVHWKRWDQICRSKLYGGLGFCQISHHNQAMLAKQAWRIFTNPNSLVASL; encoded by the coding sequence ATGGAGGATAAATCATTCATTGACAAATATCTAGGAGTTCCTCAATGCCTCTCCCATTCCAAAAAATCCTCTTTCCTTTTCATTCTCCAAAAAGCTAGTAATAAGCTTTCTTTCTGGAACCAAAAGCTTTTCTCCAAAGCTGGCAAAGAAGTCCTGCTCAAATCGATAATCCAAGCTATTCCCTCTTATGTCATGTCATGTTACCGACTTCCTATTTCTATCTATAAGCACTTTAGCAGTCTCATGGCTAATTTCTGGTGGGTATCCTTGGGAAATAGGCATAAGGTTCATTGGAAAAGATGGGATCAGATTTGTAGGTCAAAACTCTATGGGGGTCTTGGGTTTTGTCAAATAAGTCACCATAATCAAGCTATGTTGGCCAAGCAGGCTTGGCGTATTTTCACTAACCCCAATTCATTGGTTGCTTCTCTTTAA